A single genomic interval of Lewinellaceae bacterium harbors:
- a CDS encoding nuclear transport factor 2 family protein: MALLCLISACSGSKTMAYQLTKNYHPDDPVLYDTIVKLDKEFFDAYNTCADNLDKYASFYAGNLEFYHDQGGLSTSKAEVVDGTKRNICGKVTRELVPGSIEVYPIPGFGAIEYGLHKFHNNQNPPGTKSHAGRFTVVWRHDPDGWKIARVISLH, encoded by the coding sequence ATGGCACTGCTATGTCTTATATCTGCTTGTTCTGGAAGTAAAACCATGGCGTATCAGCTGACCAAAAACTATCACCCGGATGACCCGGTACTCTACGATACCATCGTGAAATTAGATAAAGAATTTTTTGACGCCTACAATACCTGTGCAGACAATCTGGATAAATATGCTTCATTCTATGCCGGGAATCTGGAGTTCTACCACGATCAGGGGGGCCTTTCCACCTCCAAAGCGGAGGTCGTTGATGGAACGAAAAGAAATATCTGTGGCAAGGTAACCCGCGAACTGGTACCTGGCAGCATTGAAGTATATCCCATACCCGGATTCGGCGCCATTGAATACGGATTGCACAAATTCCACAACAACCAGAATCCGCCCGGCACCAAATCCCATGCCGGTCGCTTCACGGTCGTCTGGAGACACGATCCCGACGGCTGGAAAATAGCCAGGGTGATCAGCCTGCATTAA
- a CDS encoding YdeI/OmpD-associated family protein translates to MHTFKATLEIIGINPYVHVPADVLEALFEAAGKDRGPIPILGTVNNRPYRQTLVKYSGAWRLYINMTMLPKSPERIGESIHLTIAFDPADRSPAMHPTLQKALDGHPEAKTVFDAMSPSRQQEIVRYIANLKSETSVSKNVHRALDFLMGNGRFAGRDKP, encoded by the coding sequence ATGCACACCTTTAAGGCCACTCTCGAAATAATAGGGATCAATCCTTATGTCCATGTTCCTGCCGATGTACTCGAGGCCCTATTTGAGGCCGCAGGAAAAGATCGTGGCCCGATTCCCATCCTGGGAACGGTTAATAACCGACCTTACCGGCAAACACTGGTCAAATACAGCGGCGCCTGGAGGCTTTACATCAATATGACCATGCTACCCAAATCGCCGGAACGTATCGGGGAATCCATTCACCTGACCATCGCATTCGATCCGGCTGACCGGTCCCCAGCCATGCACCCTACCCTCCAGAAAGCACTGGATGGGCACCCGGAAGCGAAGACGGTTTTTGATGCCATGTCCCCTTCCAGACAACAGGAGATCGTTCGCTACATTGCCAATTTGAAATCAGAAACCTCTGTCAGTAAAAATGTCCACAGGGCTTTGGATTTTTTAATGGGAAATGGCCGGTTTGCCGGGAGGGATAAACCCTGA
- a CDS encoding dienelactone hydrolase family protein has product MKQLSGHGIYLLLIWLLGISILTGTSGCQRNEVTPAEIQYGKNRFTTDVDGYTREYYVHVPAGYNAKNALPVVFMLHGTSGDGEKFYNISGWKEVGEQEDILTVFPSSWHHCIVEDGEVLNTTKWNIYPGAFTYCPGEQPLDDIKFLRQVISEMEDRYTVDEKRIYLVGFSNGGQMAFRCAVEMSDVLAAVVHCSAGIPRDTVFEPKRNLPISFQLGNEDDRFFTQPVPLSGFSAGLETIPIFKDIKATEIATFGYADTYTLSGDTTRVEVATFPSLEAGGNREFNMALIEGLGHAYPNGTNHWLHGAEVHWQWLRQYSLP; this is encoded by the coding sequence ATGAAGCAACTTTCCGGACATGGTATTTATTTATTGCTGATATGGCTGCTTGGAATAAGCATTCTGACCGGAACCTCCGGATGCCAGCGAAATGAAGTCACACCTGCTGAAATTCAGTATGGCAAGAACCGGTTTACCACGGATGTGGATGGTTATACGCGGGAGTATTACGTCCATGTCCCGGCTGGTTACAACGCCAAAAATGCACTCCCTGTGGTTTTTATGTTGCACGGCACCAGTGGCGACGGCGAAAAATTCTACAATATTTCAGGGTGGAAAGAAGTCGGGGAGCAGGAGGACATCCTGACCGTATTTCCTTCGTCCTGGCATCATTGCATTGTAGAGGATGGAGAGGTATTGAATACTACCAAATGGAATATTTATCCTGGAGCGTTCACCTATTGTCCCGGAGAGCAACCCCTGGATGACATTAAATTTCTGCGCCAGGTGATCTCTGAAATGGAAGACCGCTATACGGTCGATGAAAAACGTATTTACCTGGTAGGATTCTCCAATGGTGGCCAGATGGCATTTCGCTGTGCTGTGGAGATGAGTGATGTCCTGGCGGCGGTTGTGCATTGCTCAGCCGGAATTCCCCGGGACACCGTCTTCGAACCGAAGCGAAATCTGCCGATTTCCTTTCAGCTCGGCAATGAGGATGATCGCTTTTTCACTCAACCGGTGCCTCTGAGTGGCTTTTCTGCAGGTCTGGAAACGATCCCTATCTTCAAAGACATCAAGGCCACCGAAATCGCCACTTTTGGCTACGCCGACACCTATACTCTTTCGGGTGACACGACCAGAGTTGAGGTGGCCACCTTCCCCAGTCTTGAGGCTGGAGGCAACCGGGAATTCAATATGGCTCTAATTGAGGGCCTAGGCCATGCGTACCCTAACGGGACCAATCACTGGTTGCATGGAGCGGAGGT